From a single Microbacterium terrisoli genomic region:
- a CDS encoding acetyl/propionyl/methylcrotonyl-CoA carboxylase subunit alpha, which produces MPVFDKVLIANRGEIARRVIRTLRRLDIRSVAVYSDADADAPHVHEADEAVRIGPAEAAHSYLDIDAVIAAATSTGAQAIHPGYGFLSENPAFGRACAAAGIVFIGPGERALDVMADKIRARDHVAASGVPIVPGFSAAGMTDAEIAHAAAEAGLPLLIKPSAGGGGKGMQEVHHLSELPDAVATARRVAKAAFGDDTLLFERLIQTPRHIEVQVLGDAHGTVVHLGERECTLQRRHQKVIEEAPSPIIDAATRARLGDAACAAAASVDYTGAGTVEFIVSAARPDEFFFMEMNTRLQVEHPVTELVTGIDLVEQQLRIAAGEPLALGEIVPQGHAVEARVYAESPSRGFLPATGDVQLWQASQDVRTDAAVSTGSVVTADYDPMIAKVIAHADDRASALAALDAALADTVLFGVDANIDFLRTLLSDPAVQAGSMDTGLIDRMPPFEDPAPSADALDAAAAAVASREDAASHAHASPLWLSRSGWRLGQPAAPAGQEFVTQGGEIVHASGERRGRAGAAAGTAVTATAPDGTVWVHADGVTTALTPLTRRAAAARRRALREREAGAADPELRAPMPGAVVAVHVGSGERVAAGTKIVTIEAMKMEHPVTAPHDGVVTLSTALGDQVRRDQVLARVDPESDDVTEPAAAPQSPDPMAHDRAHRNDTQP; this is translated from the coding sequence ATGCCCGTGTTCGACAAAGTCCTCATCGCCAACCGCGGCGAGATCGCCCGCCGGGTCATCCGCACCCTGCGACGGCTCGACATCCGCTCCGTCGCCGTCTACAGCGACGCCGACGCCGACGCTCCGCACGTGCACGAAGCCGACGAGGCGGTGCGCATCGGCCCGGCCGAAGCCGCCCACTCATACCTCGACATCGATGCGGTGATCGCTGCGGCCACCTCCACCGGCGCGCAGGCGATACACCCGGGCTACGGCTTCTTGTCGGAGAACCCGGCCTTCGGGCGCGCGTGCGCCGCGGCAGGGATCGTGTTCATCGGGCCGGGGGAGCGCGCACTGGATGTCATGGCCGACAAGATCCGCGCCCGTGACCACGTCGCCGCCTCCGGCGTGCCGATCGTCCCCGGCTTCAGCGCGGCGGGCATGACCGACGCCGAGATCGCGCACGCGGCGGCCGAGGCCGGTCTGCCGCTGCTGATCAAGCCGTCCGCGGGCGGCGGCGGCAAGGGCATGCAAGAAGTGCACCACCTGTCTGAGCTGCCCGACGCCGTCGCGACCGCGCGACGCGTGGCCAAGGCCGCGTTCGGCGACGACACGCTGCTGTTCGAGCGCCTCATCCAGACGCCGCGGCACATCGAGGTGCAGGTGCTCGGCGACGCGCACGGCACCGTCGTGCACCTGGGCGAGCGCGAGTGCACCCTGCAGCGCCGACACCAGAAGGTCATCGAAGAGGCGCCGTCGCCGATCATCGATGCGGCCACCCGCGCCCGCCTGGGTGATGCCGCGTGCGCGGCGGCGGCATCCGTCGACTACACCGGTGCCGGCACCGTCGAGTTCATCGTGTCGGCCGCCCGCCCCGACGAGTTCTTCTTCATGGAGATGAACACGCGGCTGCAGGTGGAGCACCCGGTCACCGAGCTGGTCACCGGCATCGACCTGGTCGAGCAGCAGCTGCGCATCGCCGCAGGAGAGCCCCTCGCTCTGGGCGAGATCGTGCCGCAAGGACATGCCGTCGAAGCACGCGTGTATGCCGAGAGCCCGTCGCGCGGATTCTTGCCTGCCACCGGCGACGTGCAGCTGTGGCAGGCCTCGCAGGATGTGCGCACGGATGCCGCGGTGAGCACCGGCAGCGTCGTCACCGCCGACTACGACCCGATGATCGCGAAGGTCATCGCCCACGCCGACGATCGCGCGAGCGCCCTCGCGGCTCTGGATGCCGCGCTGGCCGACACCGTGCTGTTCGGTGTGGACGCGAACATCGACTTCCTCCGCACACTCCTCAGCGATCCCGCCGTGCAGGCCGGGTCCATGGACACCGGCCTCATCGATCGCATGCCGCCGTTCGAAGACCCTGCTCCCTCGGCGGACGCGCTGGATGCCGCGGCTGCGGCGGTCGCATCGCGCGAGGATGCGGCATCCCACGCTCACGCCTCACCCCTGTGGCTGTCGCGGTCGGGATGGCGGCTGGGCCAGCCCGCCGCCCCCGCCGGGCAGGAGTTCGTGACCCAGGGCGGCGAGATCGTGCACGCCTCGGGCGAGCGCCGCGGTCGTGCGGGCGCGGCCGCGGGCACGGCTGTCACCGCGACCGCGCCCGACGGCACCGTCTGGGTGCATGCCGACGGGGTGACCACCGCGCTGACGCCGCTCACGCGCCGTGCCGCCGCCGCCCGCCGCCGGGCGCTGCGCGAGCGCGAGGCGGGCGCTGCCGACCCCGAGCTGCGCGCCCCCATGCCCGGGGCCGTGGTCGCCGTGCACGTCGGCTCCGGCGAGCGGGTCGCCGCCGGCACCAAGATCGTCACGATCGAGGCGATGAAGATGGAACACCCCGTGACCGCGCCGCACGACGGAGTGGTCACCTTGTCGACCGCGCTGGGCGACCAGGTGCGGCGCGACCAGGTGCTCGCCCGGGTCGACCCTGAATCCGACGACGTCACCGAGCCCGCCGCCGCACCGCAGTCGCCGGACCCGATGGCGCATGACCGCGCACACCGAAACGACACACAACCCTGA
- a CDS encoding carboxyl transferase domain-containing protein, which produces MSNLATDAMPADPVTQAALAAALRERLAAVALGGPERSRQRHLARGKLLPRDRVTRLLDEDSPFIELAPLAAEGLYDGQAPAAGVIAGIGLVHGRQVMVVCNDATVKGGTYFPMTVKKHLRAQEVALENRLPCIYLVDSGGAFLPMQDEVFPDRDHFGRIFFNQARLSAERIPQIAAVLGSCTAGGAYVPAMSDETVIVRNQGTIFLGGPPLVKAAIGEIVTAEELGGGELHARRSGVVDHLADDDEHALEIVRDIVATLPPPPEPAWEVLPTRAPVADPAQLYDVVPVDVNQPYDVREVIARLVDGSELHEFKSEYGTTLVTGFAHIHGHPVGIVANNGVLFSESALKGAHFIELCDQRGIPLLFLQNISGFMVGKDAEAGGIAKDGAKMVTAVATTRVPKLTVVIGGSFGAGNYSMCGRAYSPRFLWTWPASRISVMGGPQAASVLSTVKRDQYEARGEQWDAADQAAFEAPIRNQYEQQGNPFYATARLWDDGIVDPAHTRDLLGLALDVVARTPLPEPRFGVFRM; this is translated from the coding sequence ATGAGCAACCTTGCCACCGATGCGATGCCGGCGGACCCGGTGACGCAAGCCGCATTGGCCGCTGCGCTGCGCGAGCGCCTGGCGGCGGTGGCGCTGGGCGGACCCGAGCGGTCGCGCCAACGCCATCTCGCGCGCGGCAAGCTGCTGCCGCGCGATCGCGTCACGCGGCTTCTCGATGAGGACAGCCCGTTCATCGAGCTGGCACCGCTGGCAGCAGAGGGACTCTACGACGGGCAGGCGCCCGCCGCCGGCGTGATCGCCGGGATCGGCCTCGTGCACGGGCGACAGGTCATGGTCGTCTGCAACGACGCGACCGTCAAGGGCGGCACGTACTTTCCGATGACGGTCAAGAAGCACCTGCGTGCGCAGGAGGTCGCGCTCGAGAACCGGCTGCCCTGCATCTATCTCGTCGACTCCGGTGGTGCCTTCCTGCCGATGCAGGACGAGGTGTTCCCCGACCGCGACCACTTCGGTCGGATCTTCTTCAACCAAGCGCGGCTGTCCGCCGAGCGGATCCCGCAGATCGCCGCGGTGCTTGGCTCGTGCACGGCCGGCGGTGCGTACGTTCCCGCGATGAGCGACGAGACAGTGATCGTGCGCAATCAGGGCACGATCTTCTTGGGCGGGCCGCCCCTGGTCAAGGCCGCGATCGGCGAGATCGTCACGGCCGAAGAACTGGGCGGGGGAGAGCTGCACGCCCGCCGTTCGGGAGTGGTCGACCACCTCGCCGACGATGACGAGCACGCGCTGGAGATCGTGCGCGACATCGTGGCGACCCTGCCGCCGCCGCCCGAGCCCGCATGGGAGGTGCTGCCGACGCGCGCGCCGGTGGCCGATCCGGCGCAGCTGTACGACGTCGTGCCGGTGGATGTGAACCAGCCGTACGACGTGCGCGAGGTGATCGCACGCCTGGTCGACGGCAGTGAGCTGCACGAGTTCAAAAGCGAGTACGGCACGACGCTGGTCACCGGGTTCGCGCACATCCACGGACACCCGGTGGGCATCGTCGCCAACAACGGCGTGCTGTTCAGCGAGTCGGCGCTGAAGGGCGCCCACTTCATCGAGCTGTGCGACCAGCGCGGCATCCCGCTGCTGTTCCTGCAGAACATCTCCGGCTTCATGGTCGGCAAGGATGCCGAAGCCGGCGGCATCGCCAAGGACGGCGCCAAGATGGTCACCGCGGTGGCCACCACGCGCGTGCCCAAGCTGACCGTCGTCATCGGCGGCTCGTTCGGCGCGGGCAACTACTCCATGTGCGGTCGGGCCTATTCGCCGCGCTTCTTGTGGACATGGCCTGCCAGCCGCATCTCGGTGATGGGCGGCCCGCAGGCGGCCTCCGTGCTCTCCACCGTCAAGCGCGATCAGTACGAGGCTCGCGGCGAGCAGTGGGATGCCGCGGACCAGGCCGCGTTCGAAGCCCCGATCCGCAATCAGTACGAGCAGCAGGGCAACCCGTTCTACGCCACGGCGCGGCTGTGGGACGACGGCATCGTCGACCCCGCCCACACCCGCGACCTGCTCGGCCTCGCGCTCGACGTCGTCGCCCGTACCCCTCTGCCGGAGCCTCGCTTCGGCGTCTTTCGGATGTGA
- a CDS encoding SACE_7040 family transcriptional regulator, translating into MATATTDRMRAKSDRRAAIVREAARLFAARGFAGVSLEDIGAAVGVSGPAVYRHFAGKQALLAAILVEVSERLRDGGAAVLDEQQDAAARLDALIRFHVDFALADADVIRVQDRDLESLADSDRNRVRRLQREYVEIWVGVLRGIHPSRHDADLRVRAHAVFGLINSTPHSVRGLRTAPSEQAVRAILAQQAHAALTA; encoded by the coding sequence ATGGCAACGGCGACGACAGATCGCATGCGCGCGAAGTCCGACCGGCGCGCGGCGATCGTGCGCGAGGCGGCGCGCCTGTTCGCCGCCCGCGGATTCGCCGGGGTCAGCCTCGAAGACATCGGTGCGGCCGTCGGCGTCAGCGGACCGGCCGTCTATCGGCACTTCGCCGGCAAGCAGGCGCTGCTGGCGGCGATCCTCGTCGAAGTCAGCGAACGGCTGCGCGACGGAGGGGCTGCGGTCCTGGACGAGCAGCAGGATGCCGCGGCCCGCCTGGACGCGCTGATCCGGTTCCACGTCGACTTCGCCCTGGCCGACGCCGACGTCATCCGCGTGCAGGATCGTGATCTCGAGAGCCTGGCCGACTCCGATCGCAATCGGGTTCGACGCCTGCAGCGCGAATACGTCGAGATCTGGGTCGGCGTGCTGCGCGGCATCCACCCCTCCCGCCACGACGCGGACCTGCGCGTGCGCGCCCACGCCGTGTTCGGGCTGATCAACTCGACACCGCACAGCGTGCGCGGCCTGCGCACGGCCCCGTCCGAACAGGCAGTGCGCGCGATCCTCGCTCAGCAGGCCCACGCCGCCCTCACGGCCTGA